tgagctgcaaatcgtccgggacagacgtcacacttaaggttcgaaggcactgttagaaatttaagcgagttaacagtttggggaaatattaaaagcgcttttgaaataacttaaagtgtacccataaattgaattgtataaaaattgtgcatggaaattagatactgctgtgtttgatgcctccaacactgggagttcgctcccacaggttcttgaaaacgcctcaaagaccaatcgcttgtcctgagcctcggtcacgagagagactttcacaacacagcgcttttcagctattgtcctcgaagttttgtcccatagaacagggccggcgtagtcacacagagcagagctggcaagggaggagaggaaccagcaattcgttcccactttccgaaatgtctaacccaactctgcgaccctttcgaggcctcgccagtggcacctgtcaccaggtgttctccaccaactctagagagtatcagacgcccttcctgagagaccaaaaagatgaaatattccttgagtataagaaaaacactcagaaactccacctagaagccgggaggtacaacctcaaatggcccacggaagacatctctttcaggagaaaacaagaaccagctgttatgcagaatagggatgggagtaccgtcgatagaggggagggacggggagctcacaccgacaactggttcccagggaggctttttagtgtagaggtcgccacactcctctacaccgcaggcctaaataattaggcacggtccagctgactagcaccctggaactccagccattgtctcataaagagatcctctgcctgcagtccaatccaccactgctgctgcccagaggcttcaccgtgaccctggcacgggagacagatcaggtattacaccttgtccaagggtgacctgagactatgcagggcagggacgtctagttccctgaggtgaaaacacttcacccacatacccggaaagagagagagagagagaggaggaggagggaggaaatgaagggaggctaatggtggtccacttaacaccttgactctaatcccacaattggagacaagagatgtggcaccgtggtacgggaggagagacccccgcagaaacTCCCCATTccgccagttcctcgtggattcactataAGAGATGCCTGACAGTTCCCGTCCCcctggaagatggggaggaacagggggaaggaaggaagagcgatCCTGCCATATCTCGTCTCCATTCATGACAGCTCGAGTTTGGTGTTCCGCAGGCACTTGGTTTCGATAGTACAGCACAAGTGCTTGCATTATTTTGTCTCTGTATTGAGCCAGAGGCCTTCTAGTAGTCATGGAGGTCATAGCATCCCAGGCAGTGTACAACCTGGGTCTGGTCCCCTTGTCCGGCACCTTTGCTGCGTCTTCATGGAGAGCAAGAGGgagctttcttctttacttcttggcCTCCGAGAGTGTTTATTTGTCTCCGTGGTTGTTTATTTCCGGATTTTTTGTCTCTTTTAATCTTGTTGGTGACAATTTGATTCTTTCATGTTTAAACATGTCTggtattatttcatttttctcgttttttttgtttgtttttgatccACGTtatcttgttgttctttctctcaaAGCGGCGACGCTCTGCACACTTCCCtgctctgttctttcccttctttgatGCCCTTTTCTTTGGTGGCTGTTCTGCAGCAttgttctgtctctgttttccgcTTCCCATATCCACAAGGTGCTTTTCAGCTGCCTTCTGCATGGTTGCCTCCAGGTTGTCAAAAGCAGCTAGTTCAATGCTCTGGGTCTATTTTGCCTCAGCTTCTTTGATGCAGTTGTCACAATATTGGGGTTGAAAACCAGTAACTGTGTTGTGCTCTGCTACATTTTATGGAAATTGTAAACGTTTTTGGTATTCAGTTTGAAGCATGTTTTTATGAGGTTGTGATCTTTGTCCCAACAGCCACCCCTGGTGCTGGTGCAGCAGCGAGGGTCTGAGGCGGGTGCCGTGCTGCGTCCTCACTGCCGCTGActtctgttgcagtggaggctgcagggccgggcagcagcctgaggggccaggaccagcaggagcagcctGCCACTGCTGTGAGGATCAGTGCCAGACTATGCAGTACAGTAAAGTGCAATTCCTTCATCATATTTTGTGCCAAAGAAAAAATTCAGTGCCATACCTTTGAACAGCACCTTGCATGCTCTGATCAGGGGTGCTcaggagaaccaccaccaccaccaccgccaccactttgctgctggcatctccagccataaaggaaagggagagtttgagTGAGAGAAGGTTTGAGACCGAGAGCAAGTtcaccagacacagccttgcacacactgctgaagggaagcatgagtgccaagagtgtgggaaaagactccctgggaagggtgacctcaacaaacacacccacctactctggtggaagacctcatgaatgccaagagtgtggcaaagtgttcagtaggaagagtgaccttaacaagcacacccttacacacactggtgaaagacctcatgaatgccaagagtgtggcaaagtgtttagacacaagagtcaccttaacagacacacccttatacacactggtgaaagacctcatgaatgccaagagtgtggcaaagtgttcactcagaagagtcaccttaacacacatatgcttacacacactggtgaaagacctcatgaatgccctgAGTGTGACAAAAGGTTTAGTTTGAAGGGTGAACTAAATAGACACATACTTAAACACACTGGTGtaggacctcatgaatgccaagagtgtggcaacgtgttcagtaggaagagtgagCTTAAAAAACACACCCTtagacacactggtgaaagacctcatgaatgtcaagagtgtggcaaagtgttcagtacgaAAAGTGACCTTAAAAAACACACCCTtagacacactggtgaaagacctcatgaatgccaagagtgtggcaaagtgttcactcagaagtgtcaccttaacacacacacccttacacacactggtgaaagacctcatgaatgccctgAGTGTGACAGAAGGTTCAGTGTGAAGAGTGAATTAAATagacacatacttacacacactggtgaaagaccttatAGATACCTTGAGTGTGACAGAAGGTTCTTTTCTAAGTCTGCTTTGAACAGCCACGTTGTCTCACACACTgatctgagagagttcaagtgtgatgtttgtggaaaatATTACAAGACCAAGCGGAatattgccaggcacatgaagatccacttcccctgaggtgttgtgtggtgctgctgtatgtggtggcggtggaggacagTGTTTGGCAACCCCGCCCTggctgaagaacaagaagaaagagaagacaaagagagaaagacagacatggaggaacaacaagaacagaaaagaaagaaaggaatgaaaagactagtgaaagaaagaagagaaagatggacaagaaaatattacgaaaaagcacgaacagaaagaaaaggaatggaggaaaggaagaaattatgaaagaagaggaagagaatagaaggaagcctggaagaaaaggaggaagaggagcagcatcAAGACGGGGATAGTTAGAAAAGGGTCATCAGCATCTTCTTGGCTTATggtccatcttctccctctcctggGGTGGGACTTGCCAtggtcctcctccatcttgctggTCAGTGCTAATCCTCCATCTATTTCCAACACTCCCAAGTCTtgtgtcactgttcctctccatgCTCTCCTTGGTCTTACAACTGGTCTCCTCCCGTgcacctccattccctccaccgccctctgtctctctcctcacatgtcccagccattgcagccttctctgtctctctctcctctgtgtctccttcacaccacatctctcagccacttccttattctcttccctgCCACCTGTCTCTCCTCACATGTCCCAACCATTGcagccctctctgtctctctctcctctgtgtctccttcacaccacatctctcagccacttcctcattctttccactgagtgtatatatgtgtgtgtgtgtgtaagtttgtataatatatttctgcCTTACACAACGATTTTgattatccagagagagagagagagagtttacatagatttacataaaatcagaccacacagaccccatggtccagacttggtggtctgtccttaaacctaagtgattttacattaatcagaagactccaaaacgttgcatttctactctagttgatattaagttgaaggaagtgacggtcgagcttatttttgaaggagtcaatcgtgttacactggaccactgacggtggaagcttattccattctcgcactacaacgttggtgaagaaaaatttggtgcagtctgaatttacttgtctacatctgagttttacgccattgttcctcgtgcgcaaagtgtcatcgatcataaacaatgttgatctgtctacattcgtgaaaccattaagtattttaaaacattcgatcagttttcctcggaggcgacgtttctcaagagagaacatgttaagggtagaaagcctttcttcgtaggatttgttgcgcaaggaagggatcattttcgttgcccgacgctgaacaccttctaatttagcaatatcctttgcatggtggggagaccaaaactgtaccgcatattccaagtggggtctgactaaactgttgtagaggagtattacatctttattcttgaatacaaagtttcttttaatgaagcccaacattctgtttgctttatttactgcatcgatgcattgctgtaagaatttgaggtttgacgcgattttgacccctaagtccttgacgcattgaacgcttttgagtttaacgccgcgcatttcgtattcgaacttcttattcctcgttccaacttgaaggacctggcacttgtctacgttaaagggcatctcccatctatccgaccaagctgaaattttgtgcaaatcctcttggaggctttgcctgtcttcgtcagtgagaaccgagttgccaatctttgtgtcgtctgcaaatttactaatgcggttattgagtccaacatccacgtcgttgatgtaaataatgaagagcactgggccaaggaccgagccctgagggacgccactagtgacaggcgcccactctgagttaaatccgtcaatcactactctttgttgtctgttgctcaaccaattcgcgatccattggtttacttgaccgtcaatacctatttgctttaatttgtaaagtaatttatgatgcgggactttatcaaacgctttctggaaatcaagatagactacgtccagtgatttggttacgttataaacagtgaagaggtcgttataaaaggttaataggtttgataggcaggatcttttgtttcggaagccatgttgtgagtccccaatcaatgagtggctttcaaggtaattcacaattttgtctctaattatgccctcaagtagcttacctacaaccgaagttagactaatgggcctgtaattatctggtactttttgtctcctttcttgaaaatcggtgtcacgttagccttttccaatctgaagggacgatgccttgtcgcaaggacataatgaatacggttgtgagggagagtatttcgctctttgtttctttcagcagagttggatatactttgtcaggtccaggacttttatttgttttaagtgaatggagagctttaaggacttcatcggttgttatttcaaaattaggcaatgcatgctcgagatttacaatagtactggtgttggtggtagcgagaggaagactgttagtattaaacaccgaggaaaagtaattgtttaagaggtttgcaatgtgttggctgtcagtcactagtgcaccgtcgctgtttgttaaggtcaataccacttttgatcgcctttctgttgtttatgtaactgaagaaagatttcggattattttacagttggctgcaatattttcttcgtatctacgctttgcctgacctactagtctttttactcgtcgcctggcatcattataaagtctaatgttttcgggcgtgctttgttctttctttaacctgtaaaacaattttctctcattgactgattgtttaatttcgctattaaaccacggtgggctttttttagtgttaattcgcttctcgcacaaggggacgaatgtgttctgctgagtgagtaagtgatttttaaggcttagccaggcttcctctacgttgccgtcatctgatagttgtatttctgttagttttgtcagtttctacgaagttagctcttttgaaattgggcacctttactttattttcagtcactgatgattgagctttaatatcgacgcgcactaatttatgatcgcaagaaccgaggtgttctcctaccgtgacactactgattaggttatcttgggtcgttataacaaggtcgagtatattattttgtcgagttggctcagaaaccatttggcttagataattttcttctagaaattcgatcattctatgtgactcgccttctgtacctgacagtgtcacccagtcgatatgggggaggttaaagtctcctaatatcagtgagtcgctgttattaagtgactgccttaagacgctgtacatttcaaggtcgtcatcagtgattgcccgggaggtctgtaggtgacagatatatttaagttgacttttgcaatgtttactcgcacgcacaaatgttcaacgttactgtttcccggtgttttgtcagtgggttgcaaatagcttttgacataaagggcgacgccaccgcctctacggtttacacgatctttgttgaagagtctgtagccatctatgttgtattcggaacttaaatcaatatttgtggtgtcgataaatgtttcggttatagcaattatgtcaaaattttctgttaagcaagacatctcagttcataaaatttgtttcttaggctacgcgcatttaaactaaggatttttaagttatctagaggcttagtaatagaggtggtggtacttgcgggatcacggttactggtttgttgcgatgcacgagAGAGAGATGCTTTCCCCTCGGCCCACGTGGTCACTTCAAGAAACAATCACAACAGTGAGGCCTTGTGTTACTTAACTaacagacggtcactgctcttcccctacgcctataaacagtggtgttccgcagggctctgggctatctcccactctttatgttgttcattactgattgattgatagtttattgttgcagttatacaacaaaggagaagagaggaacctGTCATCCCAAGCCCAggcaatacacattaataatcttTAATTCCAAAACAAACTACAATCCACTCATGCCGATAACTCTCCTGTGCATTGCTCAGCatctcaacagaagaccctcccaacgggaagcatgactcaaggctggacgctgcagaacattaacctttgaccttgctatcatttctgaatgggacagaggtaacttggtgtccttcagtgcctcaaaaactcaatttctccacccgtcagctcaacacaatcttccaaacacctatcccctattcttggacAACACTCAGCGGGGTCCATGATTTACTACCAAGCAAATGAGTGACTGCATCAACTGTAGCCGATGTAATGACCCTCATTTTGTGTCTCCAGAATGCCCCTCAGCCAGCCACTGTTGAGTCCACACCACTACCCAGCCTTAGACTCAGGTGAGAAAAGTCGAGAAGATTACCAGAAAGGTGTGGAAATAGTTAAAGCGCGGTTCACACGGGCAAAGTTTCCTAGGTGCCTGCATCTCGTGTTCCCGTTCCTGCTCCTGCTTTGCTGGATCACTCGTTCACACGATACTGGAGTTTGCTCCTGCGAGCGGCAGGGCACATTGCGGCCAAGTCTCGCACTAGCTAGTGTTTACAAACACCACCTATGACCACCAGGTCCACGGCTGCTGATTTTTGGCGtgagttttcttgttttttgacgTGTCTCGTAATTTAAGACCTCCTATCAATAGCGACCTATGTTCATGAATAAGTCAGGCATATGTTGGTGGGGTATTGACTATTGCATACTGAAATATGATATAATATAATCATTCTCGATCCACCTAACGCGATCGTTctggttatttatatttatgtagagtaaaaaaaaacatgggatAGAGTATATTCGGTGTTTTGGACCATCACTGTGCAGGGCGTTGTTGGCTCTTTGCTGTAGTGCATTTGGCCTTCTTGGTTTGTGTTTGGGGTAATCAGCTTCTCTCGGGTCCCAGAGGCATCTGTGCTCTTCTACCAACTCGCACAGTGACTTCACTACACTTTTGGGCCAAACCAACTCGTTAGACATTATAATTACTGTAATTTTGACGTGAGAAGGCCACAAGAGTTCCCCACAGCAGGAGAAAGATCACCGTCGTCACGGAACCACGGGAAGGAGGTCACTTCCAACCGCCAAGGATGCCGGTATCCATTTTCCGTTCAACTTTGTGCCGAAACATAGGGAAACTTTGCCCGTGTGAACCGCGCTTAACTATATGAAAGAAACCTCGAGGGCAGCAGCTGATAGGGGATTTGCAGCAGTAGAAATGGACAGCAACTACAGAGTGGCAACTTATCTGGTATAGAggtcatttttatcttctttacattGCAGAGCAGGTGCAAGGAACAGTGCTCGCCTCTGTGGTGCAAGTGTTGGCGTGGGTGAGGGTGATGaaccaaggaagagaaaaaggaatgatgaaCCCGAGGCCAAAAACACAGACACTTCTAAAAAGTGCAATGGCACTGATCTTAGCGTCCAGTAGTGACGCAGAGACAGTAGAcagtagagcgctgcatcagcggcggagctgggcctgaaacctcatcaacggtaaacggcaaACAAACGCAGTGGACATGGTTCATGAATGCCACAAGGTAAAAAGGCTGGGCCGGGGCAGATGAAGAGTCATGGAAATGGTCGGAAGGAAACACCAGAAAATACCTCAGATTAGGAAAACTTGCCTACCAGTACCTTAATGAGTTCCCCTCCAAGCAGTGTTAGCAGCCAGCAGTTAATTGAGTAAAGTTATTATTTAGCCTTAAGAAAAATTGTAGGGATAAAAATGATTGtggaaatagccatgaaatgtgtgcgAGGACCGTGAGGCCATGGGCGGCCGTGACCCGTGGCTAACTGCCGAGGCctggagtcccttgatagagactcTGTCAAGGGTCTCCACTGCAgcctaaaaagtcttggtttaatcacgcttgttctcgtgctgtcaaagatagagaggcagctcacaaaaggtaccagagccttcgaactcccgctaaccatgatctctacatttctgcccggaat
The Eriocheir sinensis breed Jianghai 21 chromosome 60, ASM2467909v1, whole genome shotgun sequence genome window above contains:
- the LOC126985636 gene encoding zinc finger protein 436-like, with translation MSAKSVGKDSLGRVTSTNTPTYSGGRPHECQECGKVFSRKSDLNKHTLTHTGERPHECQECGKVFRHKSHLNRHTLIHTGERPHECQECGKVFTQKSHLNTHMLTHTGERPHECPECDKRFSLKGELNRHILKHTGVGPHECQECGNVFSRKSELKKHTLRHTGERPHECQECGKVFSTKSDLKKHTLRHTGERPHECQECGKVFTQKCHLNTHTLTHTGERPHECPECDRRFSVKSELNRHILTHTGERPYRYLECDRRAGARNSARLCGASVGVGEGDEPRKRKRNDEPEAKNTDTSKKCNGTDLSVQ